A DNA window from Callospermophilus lateralis isolate mCalLat2 chromosome X, mCalLat2.hap1, whole genome shotgun sequence contains the following coding sequences:
- the Ldoc1 gene encoding protein LDOC1 has product MVDELVLLLHALLVRHRALSIENSQLMEQLRLLVCERASLLRQVRPPSCPVPFPETFNGESSRLPEFIVQTASYMLVNENRFCNDAMKVAFLISLLSGEAEEWVVPYIEMDSPILGDYRAFLDEMKQCFGWDDDEDDDDEDDEEDDY; this is encoded by the coding sequence ATGGTGGACGAGCTGGTGTTGCTGCTGCACGCGCTCCTGGTGCGGCACCGTGCCCTGAGCATCGAGAACAGCCAGCTCATGGAACAGCTGCGGCTGCTGGTGTGCGAGAGGGCCAGTCTCCTGCGCCAGGTACGTCCGCCGAGCTGCCCGGTGCCCTTCCCCGAAACGTTTAACGGCGAGAGCTCTCGGCTGCCCGAGTTTATCGTGCAGACGGCGTCTTACATGCTCGTGAATGAGAACCGATTCTGCAACGACGCCATGAAGGTGGCATTCCTAATCAGCCTCCTCAGCGGGGAAGCCGAGGAGTGGGTGGTGCCTTACATCGAGATGGATAGCCCCATCCTAGGCGATTACCGGGCCTTTCTTGATGAGATGAAACAGTGTTTTGGCTGGGATGATGATGAAGACGACGACGACGAAGATGATGAAGAGGATGATTACTAG